The DNA segment GCCATCTGGCCAATGTTGGAGACGCTAAAACCCTCGTTATTCATCCAGCTTCTACCACTCACCAACAGTTGAGCAAAGAGGAGCAAGCCTCAGCAGGCGTAACTCCCACCATGGTCCGGGTGTCGGTTGGTATCGAACACATCGATGATATCAAGGCCGACTTCAAACAGGCCTTCGCGAACCTCAGCTGACTTATTGACATCGATTAGAGATCCATGGCGCTCATTCTTCCTCGGGGTTATCACAAAATCCCAGCGGTCGAACATAACAGGATCTCCTGGATCGAAGCCAAACAGGCTGAGCTCCAAGACATCCGCCCGCTTCGTATTGGCATACTCAACATTATGCCTCTGGGAAAGCAGTATGAATTCAACCTATTGCACCCCCTGGGGTTATCTGTGCTGCAGATAGAACCGATATGGATCCGTTTGACTTCTCATGCTTATAAAAGTTGGGACCAGGATCACTTAAATCAGCTCTATGTCTCATGGGACGAAGCATTATCCCAAGGGCCTCTAGATGGCTTGATAATCACCGGCGCACCTGTAGAACATCTACCGTTTGAACAAGTGAGCTATTGGAAGGAGCTCACCAAGCTCATTGGGGAAGCTCGACATAGCTGCGCCAGCACACTGGGTCTTTGCTGGGCAGGTTTTGCCTTGGCCTGCCTGGCAGGTGTAGACAAAGTCTCATTTGACAACAAACTATTCGGGATCTACCCAATGCGGAGTTTGGTGCCTGGCCACCCCTTGATGGGAACCCAGGACGATAAGTTTGTTTGCCCGCAAAGTCGCCATGCAGGTTTATTGGATTCAGCCATGGAATCAGCCCAGCGCCAAGGTCGCTTACGCCTTT comes from the Synechococcus sp. M16CYN genome and includes:
- a CDS encoding homoserine O-succinyltransferase; its protein translation is MALILPRGYHKIPAVEHNRISWIEAKQAELQDIRPLRIGILNIMPLGKQYEFNLLHPLGLSVLQIEPIWIRLTSHAYKSWDQDHLNQLYVSWDEALSQGPLDGLIITGAPVEHLPFEQVSYWKELTKLIGEARHSCASTLGLCWAGFALACLAGVDKVSFDNKLFGIYPMRSLVPGHPLMGTQDDKFVCPQSRHAGLLDSAMESAQRQGRLRLLAHGEKVGYTIFETPDQRQLMHLGHPEYNVGRIISEMERDQARGDVSLPENFDPDHTQTLWRSHRNLLFQQWLWFCYQRVSLIY